The Longimicrobiales bacterium genome segment CATGGCCGAGCGACATCCGGATCGCGGCCATGCCTTCGGCACTGGAGCCGATGGCGGACAGGACGTGACTGGGGGCGGCACTCCCGCTCTGGCAGGCCGAGCCGCCGGATACGGCCACCCCCTCGAGGTCCAGCCCGATCAGCAGGGCAGCCGCATCGCAATGGGGCACGCCGATGTTCAGCACGTGCGGCAACCGCTCGGCATCGCCACCATGCACGATGATGTCATCCGCTGCGGCAACAAGCCGCCGCTGGAGCTCGTCCCGCAACGCGCGCACGCGCTGCTCTTCGCTGTCCTGCTCCTGCGCCGCCAGCTCGGCGGCACGCGCGAAGCCCACGATTCCGGCGACGTTCTCCGTGCCGGGGCGCAGCTGCCGCTCCTGGCCGCCGCCGAAAAGGGAGGGGTGCAGCGTCACACCGTCGCGCACGAACAGCGCGCCGACACCCTGCGGTCCGTTGATCTTGTGGCTGCTGATGGAAAGCAGCGCGCACGGTGTCTCGTCGACGCGAACGCGCACCTTGCCGAACGCCTGGACGGCATCCGTGTGGAACACGACGCCGCTGTCCGCACACTGCCGTGCAAGCCACGCGATCGGCTGCAGCGTGCCGATCTCGTTGTTGCCCCACATCACGCTGAGTACGCACGGACGCGCGGCGATTGCTTCCGCTGCCGTATCTGCAGGTACGCGACCAGCGCCGTCGACGCCGAGAATGACGACGTCCGCCCCCTCCGCCTCGGCCGCCTTCACGCTGGCCAGCACCGCCTTGTGCTCGATCGCCGAGCAGGCGACGACGGCACGCCCCGCCTCCGCGCGCGCCTGCCGCCAGCAACCGAGGATCGCCAGGTTGTCGGCCTCCGTCCCGCCACCGGTGAACACGATCTCGCTGCGATGCGCGCCCAGCGCGGCTGCGACGCGGTCGCGCGCTTCCTCGATCGCGTTGCGCGCCCTGCGGCCCCAGCGGTGCACGCTGGACGGATTGCCCCAGCGCTCGCCGAGGAACGGCAGCATCGCCTCTCGCACTTCGCTGCGCATCGGCGTCGTCGCGGCATGATCGAGATAGATTGGCTCCACAGCGCCTCCCGCTCTGACCGGCATTACGCCTGCGGGCGTATGCCGCCGCCCGTGGCGCACTGATTTGACCGTGGGTAACTTAAAAACATGCTGCGCCGTCCACCACCGCTTCCCCCGGGGCGGCCCCCCTGCTTCCGCGCCACCGTCCACGGCACCGTTTTCGGCCAGCGTGCGAGCCATCTCAGGGATGTGCATGCCGGCGACGAGCTGCTGCTGATTCCAGGGCCGCCCCTCGAGGAGGAACCCGGCGTATGGGTTCACCTGCCCGAAGGCGACCTGATCGGCCATCTGCCGCCCGAGATCGAATCGTGGCTCACGCCCTGGATGCTGCGCGGCGGTCGTGCAACTGCGCGGGCGGTGCGGGTCGGCGGACGGGAGGAGCCGAGCTGGAGGCGGCTGGTGATCGAGGTCCGCTGCCTCGCGTAGCTTCCTTCTTTTCTACCACAGAGAACACCGAATTCACAGAGTTGTAATTCACCGCCGAGACGCTGAGGGCGCGGAGGTTTCGCTGACGTTCCGGCATGCGACATCAACGCGCGTATCGCCGATACGCTGCCTGGCGAAACATGCGCTACAACAAACGATGTAAGCTCGTCCGGAGTAGTCGTGTTGTGCACCTCCCGACGACGCCCCACCTCGCCGCGCTCAGCGCCTCAGCAGTGAACGAGACTCCGTGTCCTCTGTGTTCTCTGTGGTAGAACAAGAAGCCCTAGATGCTTTCCACGCCCAGAGTGACGACGTCGTCGACCTTCATCGTTTCGCGCATCCAGTACGGCTCGCCGTAGGGGCGGCGGATCAGCGATCCGTAGTGTGCGGCGTGCGCGAGAAGCTGCTCGCGCAGTGGTCGCTCACCGCCGCCGAACACATCGCCCATCGCCGTCTTGCCTTCGAACTGGGTGCCGAACGCGAAGATCGCCTCCAACTTGCGCTCGATCTGGTCGGTGATGTCGACGACGAAGCTCGGCTTTACCGCCTCTTCCCGGTAGCTCATCGCGTAGAGGATCTTCTGTGGGCGGTGCGGCGCGCCGTCGATCGCTGCGCGGCGCAGCCCGGCGACGAAGCAGGCATCGTAGGCGAGCTGGCTGGCGATGCGATGATCGGGATGCCGGCCGTGATCGGGCCAGTGCAGGATCACGGTGCGCGGGCGCAGCGCGCGGAGGTGTCCTGCAACGACCAGTCTCGTTTCCGGCGTGTTCACGAGAGCACTGTCCGCGAGGCCGGCATTGGCACGCAGCGTCAGCCCGATGATGTCCGCCGCTGCCTGTGCCTCGCGGGCGCGTCCCTCTGTGCTGCCCCACGTCCCGCTCTCGCCCCTGGTCAGGTCGAGCACACCGACGCGGTAACCGGAATCGACGGCGCGCGCCAGTGTGCCGCCGCACAGCAGCTCGGCATCGTCCGGGTGCGCCATGATCGCCAGCAGGTCGACTTCGCTCATGTCACTCGTAGCGCAGTGCCTCGACGGGGTCGAGCCCCGCCGCTCGCCAGGCGGGCCACAGCCCGAAGAGCACGCCGGCGACGGTCGCCATGCCGAGAGCGGCGATGATCGCACTGACCGGCACGGACGCGGGAATCGGTGTCAGCGCTGCGACCAGCAGGGCAAGGCCGCCACCGAGCACCATGCCGATGGCGCCGCCGATCACCGTCACGGTCGTCGCCTCGAAGAGGAACTGCCAGAGGATCTCCCGCTTGGTCGCGCCGAGCGCCTTGCGGATCCCGATCTCCCGCGTGCGCTCGGTAACGGCGATCATCATGATCGCGATCACGCCGACGCCGCCGACCATCAGCGCAACGGAAGACAGCAGCAGCATCACCAGGAAGAAGATGCCCGTGATGCGGTTGAAGGTCTCGACCATCTCCTCCTGGCGGATGATCGCGAAGTTGTTGTCTTCCGCCGGTCTCACACCGCGCGTGGAGCGAAGCAGCGTGATCACCTCGTCGATTGCCTGCTCCTGCGGGACGCCGGAGCGCGGCACTGCGAACACCAGCAGCATCCCGTCCCACGCGTCGAGGTGCTTGATCGCGGAGCTGAACGGCATCACCGCGAAGTTCTTCTGCAGGCTGGCGAATACGTTCTCCTCCTGCTCGAACACACCGATCACCTGGAAGGGCACGCTGCGGATGCGAACCGTCCGACCGATCGGGTCCAGTGTACCGAAGAGCGTCTCGGCCAGCGGAGCGGACAGTACCACGACGCGCGCTGCGGCTCGTACGTCGGAAGGCAGCATGTCGTGACCGGCGATCATGCTGCCCTGCGTGAACTCGGTCCAGCCGGCATCGCGCGCCGAAATCGCGACGGATGCCACGCGCTGCCGTTCGAAGGAGAATTCCTCCTGCAGGTCGAGCCCGACATGAGCCGCGCGGATCGACGGGAGTCGCTCGATGGCGCGCGCTTCCTGCACCGTGATCGCCGGGTTGTCCCCCCAGGGCGGACCGCTGCCGTCGCTCACAATACGCACCGAATTGAAGTTGAACCGGGCGACCATGAAGTTGTTGGGACCGCTCGCCTCGAACGCGCCCATCACGCTGCTGCGGATCCCGTTGATCATTCCGCTCATCGCCATGACCGTCGCAACACCGATCACGATGCCGATGATCGTGAGGACGGAGCGGAACTTGTTGGCACGCAGCTGGTCGATCGCGAGGCGCGCGCCTTCCTGGAGGCTCTCGATGCGCATGGGCTACTCCTGCCGCAATGCGACCACGGGATCGAGCTTTGCCGCGCGCGATGCAGGGTAGATCCCGGCGATCACGCCGACACCGACACCGAGCGCGACGGAAACGGCCATCCAGACCGGCGCGAGCGCGACCGGCATCGGAGAGATGGCACTCACGATCTGCGCCAGCACCAGGCCGATGCCGATGCCGAGCATGGCGCCGGCGCCCGAGAGCGTCGCTGATTCGACGAGCACCTGCAGGTGGATGTCCCGACGGCGCGCACCGAGTGCCTTGCGCAGCCCGATCTCGCGTGTCCGTTCCGTCACCGAGACGAGCATGATGTTCATGATCACGATGCCGCCGACCACCAGCGAGATCGAGACCAGCATCGGGAAGGCGACCATCAGCACCCGCTTGATGTTGTCCCAGAAGCTGAGCGATTCCTCCGCCGTCTCGATCGCGAAATCGTTGTCCTCGCCGGGGCGCAGGCGATGCCGGATGCGCATCGTAGCCTCGATCTCGGCCTGGGCCGCCTGCATCTGGCTCGTGTCGTCCGGCCGGACCAGGATGTTGTCGACGACGCCGTGCGGGTTGACCATCCGGCCCATTGCAGAGTGCGCGGGGGCCATGGCACGGTTGTCGAGCGACATGCCGAAGAGGGAGCCCTGCTTCTCGAGCACCCCGATCACGCGGAACGGCACGTTGTTGACTTTGACCGTTCGCCCGAGAGGGTTGAGGGAGGGGAAGAGCGCGTCCGCTGCCTCCGCGCCGAGCACGACGACGTTGGCACCGCTCCGGTCCTCGGGTGCCGTGAAGGCGCGGCCGCGCTCCACGTCCATGTTGCGGATGCGGAACAGGTCGGCGGACGCGGCGGTCAGCCACACGTTCTCGATCGTGATGCCGCGATCACTGACGAGTGTGCCGTTGCTCGAGCTCTCCACGCCGACCAGCGCCGGCACGGTGAGGGACGCCTCGATGGACTCTGCGTCGTCGAACTCGAGCAGCGGGCGGCGGCGGTACGCGCGCCACACGTCCGGGTCCGACTCGAAGTTGACGGACGGGATGCGTGTGACGGTGAGCGTGTTCAGGCCGTAGATCGCCCCGGCGAAGTCCTCCTCCATGTACGTGTTCAGCCCCTCGACCACGCTGACGACAGTGATCAGGAACATGACGCCGATGACGACGCCGATCACGGCGAAGAAGCTCTTCAGCTTCTGCGCCCGGATCTGCTGCAGGGCGAGGCGGATGCCTTCGACCGGATTCATCGGGCGGCAGTGTAGCGGGCGTTGGGGACGTCGTCTGAAATGATGCCGTCCCGCAGCGTGACGGTGCGCTGCGCATGGTCCGCGATGTCATGCTCGTGCGTGACCAGCATGATCGTCTGGCCGTGGGCATGGAGCTCGGCGAACAGGTTCATGATGTCGACGCCGGTCTGCGAGTCCAGGTTGCCGGTCGGCTCGTCCGCGAGCAGCAGCGACGGGTTGTTGATGAGCGCGCGGGCGATCGCGACGCGCTGGCGCTGGCCGCCCGACAGCTCGCTCGGCCGGTGCGTCATGCGATCGCCGAGGCCGACGCGCTCCAGCATGTTTTCCGCACGCTCGCGTCGCTCCTTCGCATTGACCCCCGCGTACACGAGCGGCAGCTCGACGTTGTGCAGCGCCGTCGCGCGCGGCAGCAGGTTGAACGTCTGGAAAACAAAGCCGATCTCGCGGTTGCGGATGCGGGCGAGCTGGTCATCGTCCAGCTCGGACACCTCTTCACCGTTCAGCCAGTAGCGTCCACCGGTTGGTGTGTCCAGGCAGCCGATCAGATTCATGAACGTCGACTTGCCGGAGCCGGAGGGGCCCATGATCGCGATGTACTCGTTGCGCTGAACGAGCAGGTCCACGCCGCGCAGGGCGTGCACCGTCTCCGCGCCCAGCACGTAATCCTTGCGGAGCCCTTCGGTCCGGATGACCTCGCCGTTCATCAGTTGCCCGCGGGTTGCGCCGCGGCGGCGCCGCGCCCGCCGGGCGGCGTCCCCATCGGGCGCACCGCCTGGCCATCCTCCAGGGTGCGGATCGCCTCATAGGGGCCTGCCACGACCGAGTCCGATTCGGTCACGCCGCTCAGCACCTCGAAGTGCTGTGCGCCGGCGATGCCGACCTGGACGGGAACGAACTCCGCCTTGCCGCTGCGCACGACGTACACCCCCTCCTGGTCGCCCTGCTCATCGGCACCTGCGGCCCGCTCGGCCGCGGCCTGGGCGGTCGGGTCTTCCTGGGGGAGCGGCTGTGTGCCCGTCCGCTCCCTGACGGTGAGCGCGATGATCGGGACCGACAGCACGCCCTCACGGCGGGCCGTGACGATATCGGCCGTGGCCGAAAGGTCCGAGCGCAGCGTGGGCGGCGGGTTGTCGAGGCGGATACGAACCTCGAAGTCGACGGCCTGCGCGCCGCTGGCTGAGGCGACGCCACCAGCGACCGGGCGCGTGACCGAGCTGTGGCCGATCTCTGTCACTCGGCCAGTGAACATCTGCCGGGGGAACGCGTCGATCTGCACGACGGCGCTGTCACCCACGTGGAGCTCCGGCACATCGGTCTCGTCCACGCGTACCACGGCCTCCATGGCGCCGAGATCGGCGACGGTCAGCAGCAGCGATCCCACGTTGTTCATGGTGCCGACGATGGCGGTCTCGCCTTCCTCCACGTTCAGGCGAGTTACGACTCCGTCCATCGGTGCGCGGATCACGGTCTTGGAGAGCAGGTCCTGCGCCTCGACCAGGGCGGACCGTGCCTGGGCGACGCCGAACTTGGCGGCCTCGAGCAGCTGTCGCTGCACGAGCTCCTGCGTCTCGGCCTCCTCGACCTGCTGCGGGCTCACCATGTTCTCCTGCTGCGCCAGCGTGCGCATGCGCTGGGCCTGTCGCTCCGCCTGGATCAGGTTCGCCCGGGCCTGCGCTTCACGTGCACCGGCCTCGTTCACCGCGGCGCGCGCGCGGGCCACGGACGCCTCGTACTGCGACGGGTCGATACGCAGCAGGATGTCGCCGCGGCTGACCTGCTGTCCTTCGACGATGCGCAGCTCGATGATCCGTCCCATGATGTCGGCCTGCACGTCGACCTTGCGGTTCGGCTCGATCCAGCCGCTGGCAGTGACGGTTGCGACCAGGTCCCGGCGCTGCACCGGCTCGATCCGGACTGCGACGCCGTCATTGCCGCGCAGGGCGGAGAGCGTCGCAATGGCGATGACGGCGAGAACGGCGCCGCCACCAATGATGAGCTTCGTCTTCCTGCGCATCAGCCCTCTCCGGGGTTCACGCGCAGCGGCCGGCCGACAGCGGCCTCCAGCGCGGTGAGGTTCTCATGGAATGTGTAGAGTGCGACGAGGTAGTCGCGGTCCGCTCGCGCCTTCAGCGTCTCCGCCTCCTGCAGCTCGACGAAGGATGCGACGCCAACGCGGTAACGCTCGCGCTCGAGCTCGAGCTGCTGATCTGCCAGCTCGCGGTTGCGCTCCTCGAGCACGACCGCCTCGCGGGCGGTTCTCAGATTCAGCAGGGCCCGTTCAACGGTTGTGCGGATCCGCAGCTCCTCGGCACGCTGCCGCTGCGCAGCATCGTCCTCGGCGATGCGCGCCTGGGCAAGCTGCCGCTCGCGATCGAAGCCGTTGAATATCGGCAGCGAGAGGGTGAGCTGCGCGCTGAACGGCTCACGGGAGAAGCCGAACGGGAACACGTCGTTGTCCGCCCGGATCGCCGACTCCTGCTGCGGGGTCAGCGTGAACTGGCTGCAGTCGCGGGGTGTGCCCGGCAGCGGTGTCGGGAGGCCTGCACTGATCAGGTTCTCACGCTCACACTGTAGCCGTGCCGACTGCATCTGCCCCCGCGCCTGCTCGATCAGGAGGCCGGTGTTGCCCGCTTCGCGCGCGAATCCCGACCAGCCGGCGGACATGCTGAGCGTGGGGAAGTACGCCGAGCGCGCCATGCGCACCCCTGCCTCGGCAGCGGTCACGCCGGCGCGCGCCGCGAGGATGTCCGGGTTGGCGCCCTGCGCGCTTTCGAGCAGCGTGTCCAGCTCCCAGGGAACGTCCTGCACCTCGAACTCGGTCGAGAGGGTGACGTTGTCGGTGAGCGGGCGGCCGATGATCTGGCCCAGCACCAGGCGCTGCGTGCGCAGCTCGTTGCGTGCCGTGAGCAGCGCGACCTCGGCCCGGCCGCGCTCGACTTCTGCCTGTGTCTGCTCGAGCGGGATCGCGGCGCCGACCGCGACACGCGCGGCGGCAAGGCGAGCGTTCTCCGTCGCGCGCGCGAGCTCCTGCTCGGCCAGCGTAACCGCATCCTGCGCGCGCCGCACTGCCAGGTACTGCACCGTCACGTCGGTCTCGAGCGCGGAGCGAGCCGAGCGGATGGATGCAGACGTGGCCCGCCGGGCAGCGCGCTCACGCGACGGCGCGAACAGCGATGCTCCGCTCAGGTTGTAGTTGAGATTGAGCCCGTAGCTCGAGGCGTAGTAGTCGGTGGAGCTGCCGATGCCGAGATCGCTGCCAGTGATGACCCCGAAGCGCTGCTCGCCTGCGGCCTGGTAGTTCATGCTGCCGGAAACGCTCGCGCCCGGCAGCAGATCGCCATACGCGGCGCGGACGTTCCAGTCCGCGAGCTGCAAGTCGTTGGCGGCGGCGAGGTAATCCGGATTGTGATCGCGGGCGAGCTGCAGTGCGTACTCGAGGGTGAGCGTCTCCGGTGGCTGCTGCGCGCTGGCGGTCGGAAACGAGGACAGCGGAGCGAGTAGCAGCGCCACGACCGGAATGGCACATCTGCATCGATGAGTCTGCAACAACGCGGTCTCCTGTGTCGGGAGTGCACGAACGGCGCGCCCTACGGCGCGCCGCCCGCGCGGGTTTCACGGCCGGGCGATCGGCCCGGCGCCACGGTCATGGAGCTGCGGTGCGCTCAGCGACAAAGCTGGAGGACGGAATCGCCACACGCAGCACGCGGTTCTGCGCATCGACCCAGACCTGCGCTGCATCGCCACCCTGGGGCTGTACGTCGAGGCGACGGGCGGCCACCCTGCTTCCGCCGATCTGAACGCTCTGACCGTCGGTCACGCTTACATTCGCCCACACCTGGCGGCTCGAGCGCGGGATCACGAGCGGAACGCGACCGTCCTTTCCGTTCACGCGCTGCGCCAGGAAGTAATAGTGATGCGCGACGCCTTCGTCGGCGATGACCGCGCCGTCGCTGACCAGGTACTCGCGCATCTGCTCGCCCGACGGGCGGACGATCCGGGCACTGAAGCGGCCACCAACGACGCGGCCCGCGATGCGCTCGGCGTCGCCGCCCTGGACCTGCAGGTCATACGCGGCGGGCCGCAGTGGCGTGCCGGAGAGCTGGAGCGAAGAGACGACCTGCTCGCCGCCCCCGTCCGCCAGGACCACGCGTCCCTGCGCGATGACGACGGCGCGATCGCCCTCGCCGCTCTGGCGGATCGAGAAGGTCTCGGTGCCGACCTCGCGGCCATCCACGAGCAGCCGGAACGCCCCCTCGTCGAGCGTTGCTGTCTGCGCCTGGAGGGCGACTGGCACCAGCAGCGCGGCGCCTGCGATCGTGAGCATTCTGCGAATCTGCATGGGCTCTCCCAGTTGTTTCGGCAGTTGCACCCTCTACCCCGGCGGGGGAGGGGTGGTTCGAAGGCAGGAACCTCTGGCGCAGCCTGAAGTATCGCAGCAGGCGCAGGGAGCGGGCAACCGCGCCAGATCACGTGAATGGAGGCGAATCAGCGGTCAGAGCGTATCGGTGTCGGCCTCCGTCGCCGGCAGGAATACGGCTCGCTGAATGGCCATCAGCATGCGCTGATAGATTGCGGCACCCTTTTCCGCTGTCGCGAACGACGGCCGGCCGACGACGCCGGCGCCGCCGGGGGGCGGGCTGGGGAGCTGGTCACGCACATAGCGCCGGAATGACTCCTCGGACAGCTCGAAGTCTCGTGCGCGCTCCATGCGTACCAGGGAGGGGTAGAGGTGCAGCATCACGGAGGTTTCGGCCTCGCCGGCGTGGAGCGGGCCTGGCTGTGCCTCGAGCAGGTCGGCCAAGTCGATGTCCCAGATCGAGAGGACGCGTACCCGCGCCTGCCGCGTCACGAGCGTCGCGAGGGCGTCGAGGTGAGGCTCGTGACGGTGTGCGGTGATGATGATGAATTCGCGAATGCCCTGTGCTTCCCACGCGGCGAGCAGCTCGTTCATTACGCGATGCAGCGTCTTCTGGATCAGCGATGCGGTTCCTGCGTATGCGCGGTCGCTGGCGACGTTGACGCCGTAATGAACGGTCGGCGCCCGCAGGACGTGGAACTCGCGCGCAAGGTCCCCGGCGATGTGGCGAGCGATAAGGACATTGGAGCCGAGCGGAAGGTGGGGACCGTGTTGCTCCAGCGCGCCGGCAGGTATGATGAGGCGCGGATCCCGTGCGAGGTGGGCCGCCACATCGATCCAGGACAGTTCATCGAGACCGAGTAACTCTTCCATTGACGCCGGCATCCTGGTCTGACGTTCTGGCGCGCATCCGCGGCGCGCGTGTGGGTTGGGTGCTCACCGCACTGAGCATATTCCTTGTTCTGGCGTGGGCACGCCAGATCCAGGCCGGGTATCTCGTGGCGACGACGCTGATCACCAGCGCCGCGGTGCTGGCAGCCCGTCGTGAAGGCGCGAGCCCCTTCCTATATGCCGCGCTCGCTGCAGTCGCAATCGCGCTGCTGGCGGGGCTGGACGCGGGCAGGCGTTTCCGCGCGATCGAACACGACTGGGACGCCATCGTGCGCGAGCGGGAGGTCGGCCTCGCGAAGCAGCTCGAGCGGCGCATGGAGAGCGCACTGGAGCGCGCGGTCACCGCCACGGATCTCGCGGCCGAGGCTGCGCTGCGCGCCGCACCGGGGAGCACGCTGTTCCAGCAGCTCGAGGGTGTGCGCCAACGAACCGGGGTGGACGCGCTCGCCCTGTTCACACATGGTGGCGACCTGCTCGCGTGGGCGGGCGATCATCGCGGCAGTCTCCCGGAAGCGGTCCGGCGCGTGCCGAGCGGAACGCACTTCGCCGAGCGCCCACTCTACTCCTACCTGTACCTGTCCCGCCCCGTCGCCGGCAACCGCCAGCACGTGGTAGCAGCGATGCTGATGGAGACGGGCCTCGTCCAGGATCACGGCAGCAGCAGCTTCACCGGTGTCTTCGAGGAGCGGACCGGTGCCCGGCCGGTCTTCCGCTCGGGCGGCGGCGTCGACGCGGACTGGGTGCTCGTCGAAGGGGCCGACACAGTCGTGCACGGCAGCTTCGAGCGCCTGACGCAGGCACAGGCGCGCGAGGACGTGGAGCGCACGGTGCAACGCATCGCCGTGATCGCCGGGCTGCTCGCATTCGTGCTGCTGGCGATCGGCATGGCCCAGGCGCAACCGACGGCGCGCTGGCCGAGCGTGCTGCCGCTGCTGCTCGCCATTCCGGTCCTGCTGCTCGCGCCGATCGGTTCTGCGTTCGACGCCAACGTACTCTTTTCACCCCTCTACTTCCTGCTGCCGCTCGCAGACATCACGCTCGGCACACTGCTTCTCCTGCTGCTGCCGCTGGCGAGTATCGCCGCGACCGCGAGGCTGCCTGTTCCGCGGCGCAACACCCGCCTGCTGTTGATTGCGGGTGCAGCCGCTGTTGCGATCGGCTACATGGCCGGCCTGCGGCTGCTGCTGGCCGCGGCGGCCCAGCAGCTCATGACGACGAGCGGCGCGCTCTGGTTCGGCCTGCAGATCGCCCTCGTGCTGCTGCTCACGATGATCACGGCGCTCGCGCTGCCGCAGCGTCCGCCGCTCGTCGTGCCCCGCCTGCGCTCCTGGGGCGGCGCGAGGGTCGAGCTCGGGCTCGCCATTCTCGGCTTGGCGCTGAGCGTTGCGCTCGCCGTGCTGTTGCACATGCGACTGGAGCCGCTCAACGGGGCGCAATTGTGGAGCGCAGGCCTCTGGTTCGCGCCCTTCCTGCTGTTGGGCACAGCGCTCGCCGGTCTCACTGGCAGCACCGGCCGCCTGCTGCGCTGGGTCGCTGCAGGATGGCTCGCAGGGACCGCCGTGATCCCGCACGTGTGGGCAGCACACGTCGGCGCACGACTCGATGATGCGGAGCGTGAGGTTGGCACGCTCGGCATGCAGCCCGATCCGTATCTCGACTACCTGCTGGTGGATCTCGGGCGCGAAGCGCAACGGCGGTATGCAGCCGGCGAAGAAGGTGTGCAGCTTCTCTACCGTGCCTGGGTGGCCAGCGGCATGGCGCGCGAGTCGTACCCGGTACAGGCAGTGCTGTGGGATGCGAACGGGCAACCTCAGACCCAGCTCAATCTGGGTGACATGGCTACGCCCGATACGCTTCCGCAGATGCTCACCCGCATCGCGCGCCTGCAGCACGACGATCGCGAGCCTCACCTCGAGGCACTTGCCGACAACCCGGCGATCAGTCGTCTGCTCACGGTACCGCTGGCAGGCGACGGGATCATCACGTTCACGGTGCCACCGCGCCGCTCGCTCGAACGCACCAGCGTTATCGCGCCCTTCCTCGGTGCCGTGCCGGCGCAGGACACACGTCTGAACCTCGTGCCCGCGCGCCTGGGCGTCGAGCTGGGCGAGGGCACGCTCTGGGTCCCGGGCGAAAGCGGGTGGCGCAGTGATACTCTCGTCCGCTTCCCGGACGGGGCCTTTCACGCCCACCTGGAAGTGCGTCTGCCGTCACTCGGCGTGCGCCTCGCGCGCGGCATGCTGCTCCTGGTGCTCGACCTCGGGCTGCTGGTCATGCTCTGGTACGGAGGCTGCGCCGCCCGCGGAGCCGCGCCGAAGCCGCGTCACGGGTGGCTGCGCTGGATGGGCAGCTTCCGCGCCCGGATCACGGTAGCGCTTTTCGCGTTCTTCCTCCTGCCGACC includes the following:
- a CDS encoding ATP-binding protein, which encodes MLTALSIFLVLAWARQIQAGYLVATTLITSAAVLAARREGASPFLYAALAAVAIALLAGLDAGRRFRAIEHDWDAIVREREVGLAKQLERRMESALERAVTATDLAAEAALRAAPGSTLFQQLEGVRQRTGVDALALFTHGGDLLAWAGDHRGSLPEAVRRVPSGTHFAERPLYSYLYLSRPVAGNRQHVVAAMLMETGLVQDHGSSSFTGVFEERTGARPVFRSGGGVDADWVLVEGADTVVHGSFERLTQAQAREDVERTVQRIAVIAGLLAFVLLAIGMAQAQPTARWPSVLPLLLAIPVLLLAPIGSAFDANVLFSPLYFLLPLADITLGTLLLLLLPLASIAATARLPVPRRNTRLLLIAGAAAVAIGYMAGLRLLLAAAAQQLMTTSGALWFGLQIALVLLLTMITALALPQRPPLVVPRLRSWGGARVELGLAILGLALSVALAVLLHMRLEPLNGAQLWSAGLWFAPFLLLGTALAGLTGSTGRLLRWVAAGWLAGTAVIPHVWAAHVGARLDDAEREVGTLGMQPDPYLDYLLVDLGREAQRRYAAGEEGVQLLYRAWVASGMARESYPVQAVLWDANGQPQTQLNLGDMATPDTLPQMLTRIARLQHDDREPHLEALADNPAISRLLTVPLAGDGIITFTVPPRRSLERTSVIAPFLGAVPAQDTRLNLVPARLGVELGEGTLWVPGESGWRSDTLVRFPDGAFHAHLEVRLPSLGVRLARGMLLLVLDLGLLVMLWYGGCAARGAAPKPRHGWLRWMGSFRARITVALFAFFLLPTAVFGWATYGALAGEVARATRAVAQRAAAVAVLEFPDVDGNLHELAEHAGSDVLYYFRGELANVSSPEALALGVYGAWMPPAVYLSLEGGDELAAVETRTIGDRPFLTAFHSLPATGTLAVPMALAAGDTAVRQRELAHLVLFAALVGALLSLALSVLVGRTLAGPIGQLRRAAAAVGAGRLRVRLPQPPSGEFGQLFASFNRMVRRLRRARTQELRTARVLAWGEMARQIAHEIKNPLTPIKLSVQHLRRAYRDRRPDFGDILDDNVTQILSEIDRLTEIARAFSRYGAPGTEVGPVERVDATAVARDALTLYRSSDSAIEFRSSIEPGLPFVRARSGELKEVILNLLENARDALEGQGLVEVQLYAVGDGVALDVVDDGPGIPESLQERIFDPHFSTRSSGTGLGLAIVRRIVESWGGTITVESTPGTGTVMHVRMLAADDGRPPLRLHRFDDSRE